In the genome of Streptomyces pactum, one region contains:
- a CDS encoding ubiquinone/menaquinone biosynthesis methyltransferase, whose translation MTDDRTPQGKGSDVHGIFEKIAGYYDRMNVVMTLGRHGKWCREVAERVAPPADGRLLDLATGTGVIALEAARRYPSAEVTGADFSEEMLRRARNKPGAEKVRWQHADAADLPFEDASFDGITEGYLLRNVSDLEGVLREQYRVLKPGGRVVILETCPPSGPAKPVVQWGVRTIVPLLGQVVARDRSSYSYLESSTLAFESPQHIARILKGIGFQAIGWRKKFFGTNVILWANKPR comes from the coding sequence GTGACCGATGACCGCACGCCTCAGGGCAAAGGGTCCGATGTACACGGCATTTTCGAGAAGATCGCCGGATACTACGACCGCATGAATGTCGTCATGACGCTCGGCCGTCATGGGAAATGGTGCCGTGAGGTGGCCGAGCGGGTCGCGCCGCCGGCGGACGGACGGCTGCTGGACCTGGCCACCGGGACCGGCGTGATCGCCCTGGAAGCGGCGCGCCGGTACCCCTCCGCCGAGGTCACGGGCGCGGACTTCTCCGAGGAGATGCTCCGGCGCGCCAGGAACAAGCCCGGTGCCGAGAAGGTCCGTTGGCAGCACGCGGACGCGGCGGACCTGCCGTTCGAGGACGCCTCCTTCGACGGGATCACCGAGGGATACCTGCTGCGGAACGTCTCCGACCTGGAGGGGGTGCTGCGCGAGCAGTACCGGGTGCTCAAGCCGGGCGGCCGGGTGGTGATCCTGGAGACGTGCCCGCCCAGCGGCCCGGCGAAGCCGGTCGTGCAGTGGGGGGTGCGCACCATCGTCCCGCTGCTGGGCCAGGTGGTGGCCCGGGACCGGTCGTCCTACAGCTATCTCGAATCCAGCACGCTCGCCTTCGAGTCCCCGCAGCACATCGCCCGGATCCTGAAGGGCATCGGGTTCCAGGCCATCGGGTGGCGAAAGAAGTTCTTCGGCACCAACGTCATTCTGTGGGCCAACAAGCCGCGCTGA
- a CDS encoding albusnodin/ikarugamycin family macrolactam cyclase, translating to MRWFGGARASSGTPPVPWGARRLWREPEVWSVETTVRLAESEGGRRLAVFGPCGATDTELARLVRCTDLQEFDAAATAWSGSYTLALDDRGDSLTLWADPAGSCPLYVTEIDGAHVWASSSLALASLLGSRPDTAWLAAHLVDPAAWTPGLSAWTGVEQVPPGHRWTVPHDGAPYSTPYWRPVSSTWPEAVYRLRSDLANSVLIRVNGRRVSSDLSGGLDSSTLAAHAAQCGAVLGVTFHPKGRESGGDADHARSVARAFPSIRHSFMALGREHLPFTDLDALVLTDEPAPSAVTIAQLCSHFALLAAEGASVHLTGDGGDSLFMPPPVHLADLARSGRLLRLARDAQAWGRLHRSSPWRVVAAACKAPARLGNVSLPKPWLTHHAVTLAESVVSTDADPDHLGYADRHLLNEARYVGRTAATENQLAAVYGIEMHNPFTDARVLETVMAAPSSERWSAHRYKPLLSDAVADLLPDDVLQRGCKGLFAVDHHHGLRANQTRVLELVAGHLADLGLVRPAVLRSLLRRAVLGIDIPWGLIEPLLGTELWLRTTDTATTRVRWEKRP from the coding sequence ATGCGTTGGTTCGGTGGCGCTCGCGCCTCGTCCGGCACGCCTCCGGTGCCCTGGGGCGCGCGGCGCTTATGGCGGGAGCCGGAGGTCTGGTCCGTTGAGACCACGGTCCGCCTGGCAGAGAGTGAAGGCGGACGACGGCTGGCGGTGTTCGGTCCCTGCGGAGCGACGGACACGGAGCTGGCCCGGCTGGTTCGCTGTACCGACCTGCAGGAGTTCGACGCGGCGGCAACCGCCTGGTCTGGTTCGTACACTCTCGCCTTGGACGACCGTGGAGACTCGCTCACCCTGTGGGCCGATCCGGCGGGCTCATGCCCGCTCTACGTGACCGAGATCGATGGCGCACACGTGTGGGCCTCAAGCTCACTGGCGCTTGCGTCCCTGCTGGGGAGTCGGCCGGACACTGCTTGGCTGGCGGCTCACCTGGTGGACCCGGCCGCTTGGACGCCAGGGCTGTCGGCTTGGACCGGTGTTGAGCAGGTACCCCCGGGGCATCGATGGACAGTCCCGCACGACGGAGCACCGTACTCAACCCCCTACTGGAGGCCGGTCTCCTCCACCTGGCCCGAGGCGGTGTACAGACTCCGCAGCGACCTGGCGAACAGCGTCCTCATTCGTGTGAACGGGCGGCGTGTTTCGTCAGATTTGTCCGGCGGCCTGGACTCAAGCACCCTCGCTGCACACGCCGCACAGTGCGGCGCGGTACTGGGAGTCACGTTCCACCCCAAGGGGCGGGAGTCGGGAGGAGACGCGGACCACGCCCGCAGCGTGGCACGCGCGTTCCCATCCATAAGGCACAGCTTCATGGCCTTGGGGCGGGAGCACCTGCCGTTCACAGACCTGGACGCACTGGTACTCACGGATGAGCCAGCACCATCCGCCGTGACCATCGCCCAGCTCTGTTCGCATTTCGCCCTGCTGGCCGCTGAGGGCGCGTCCGTGCACCTGACCGGCGATGGGGGCGACTCCCTGTTCATGCCACCGCCGGTGCACCTGGCGGATCTCGCGCGCTCGGGCCGGCTGCTACGTCTGGCCCGAGACGCCCAGGCATGGGGGCGTCTCCACCGTTCGAGCCCCTGGCGTGTCGTGGCCGCAGCCTGCAAGGCACCCGCCCGACTGGGCAATGTGTCCCTACCGAAGCCTTGGCTCACCCATCACGCGGTCACGCTGGCCGAGTCGGTTGTCTCGACAGACGCGGACCCGGACCACTTGGGTTACGCCGATCGCCACCTCCTGAACGAGGCCCGCTATGTGGGCCGCACTGCCGCGACGGAGAATCAGCTCGCTGCCGTGTACGGGATCGAGATGCACAACCCGTTCACGGATGCCCGGGTTCTGGAGACCGTGATGGCCGCCCCCTCGTCGGAGCGCTGGTCCGCCCACCGATACAAGCCGCTGCTGAGCGATGCAGTCGCTGATCTTCTCCCCGATGATGTGTTGCAGCGCGGCTGCAAGGGGCTGTTCGCGGTGGACCACCATCACGGGCTCCGCGCCAACCAGACCCGCGTCCTGGAACTCGTGGCCGGCCATCTGGCTGACCTCGGCCTGGTGCGCCCAGCGGTCCTGCGCTCACTCCTTCGGCGGGCAGTACTCGGAATCGACATTCCCTGGGGGCTGATCGAACCGCTTCTCGGCACCGAACTGTGGCTTCGCACTACCGACACCGCAACCACGAGGGTTCGATGGGAGAAGAGGCCGTGA
- a CDS encoding helix-turn-helix domain-containing protein, producing MGLAERRKALGYSQEKLAQLLGVDRTTVGRWESGRIKPQPPQRRGLASALEVSLTELDTLLTQPRAVSQEAAGQQSSDRQGPGDPDEMIRREFLRILTVSGALTALPLDEAEALTDGVRRGAPADFTRMNNRLWQVYQLARAKGSVYPVVRDQLSTLNEALAGTRGNSRPLLHAAADLFQLAGEVAFDDNRYTDAAASYSLAASVSKDAGAFDLWACALVRYAYVDMSEHHYRQAAQVLGAAERLAKRGDSILATRHWVAAVQAEAYAGIGDLDACERALDQAERVMELTTDSTNGGWLRFDGTRLAEERGARYVQLGRLDLAEETLKKALAQTALASGQSYRRRGAVLTDLAAVGAKRRDPEQVVAYGREAIRLAQASSSGYVARRLQSLCDEFGTLSRDRRVAELGAEIATLSTP from the coding sequence ATGGGACTGGCGGAACGACGTAAAGCCCTGGGCTACAGTCAGGAGAAATTGGCTCAGTTACTCGGGGTTGACCGCACCACGGTCGGGCGCTGGGAAAGCGGCAGGATCAAACCTCAGCCACCCCAGCGGCGAGGCTTGGCCAGTGCCCTTGAAGTCAGCCTCACCGAGCTTGACACCCTCCTGACGCAGCCACGAGCCGTCAGCCAGGAGGCCGCAGGGCAGCAGTCCAGTGACCGTCAAGGCCCGGGAGACCCCGACGAAATGATCCGCCGCGAATTTCTCCGCATCCTCACCGTCAGCGGAGCCCTGACCGCCCTGCCGCTGGACGAGGCAGAAGCCCTCACCGATGGGGTGCGTAGGGGCGCGCCCGCCGACTTCACGCGGATGAACAACCGCCTCTGGCAGGTGTACCAGCTAGCCCGCGCCAAAGGCTCCGTCTACCCCGTCGTCCGCGACCAGCTCTCGACACTGAACGAAGCCCTGGCGGGCACCCGAGGCAATTCCCGCCCGCTCCTGCACGCGGCAGCCGACCTCTTCCAGCTCGCCGGAGAAGTCGCCTTCGACGACAACCGATACACCGATGCGGCAGCGTCGTACTCCCTGGCGGCGTCCGTCAGCAAGGACGCCGGAGCCTTCGACCTGTGGGCCTGCGCCCTCGTGCGGTACGCCTACGTGGACATGTCCGAGCACCACTACCGGCAGGCGGCGCAGGTCCTTGGAGCGGCGGAGAGACTGGCCAAGCGGGGAGACAGCATCCTCGCCACCCGACATTGGGTCGCCGCCGTCCAGGCAGAGGCATACGCCGGCATTGGTGACCTGGACGCCTGCGAGCGCGCACTGGACCAGGCCGAGCGGGTGATGGAGCTGACCACGGACAGCACCAATGGGGGCTGGCTTCGCTTCGACGGCACCCGGTTGGCCGAGGAACGGGGAGCGCGCTACGTACAACTTGGGCGCCTTGACCTGGCGGAGGAGACCTTGAAGAAGGCGCTGGCTCAGACCGCCCTTGCCTCCGGGCAGTCGTACCGGCGCAGGGGCGCCGTCCTCACCGATCTTGCCGCCGTCGGAGCGAAGCGCCGTGATCCTGAACAAGTAGTCGCGTACGGGCGTGAGGCCATCCGGCTGGCCCAAGCGTCATCATCCGGATACGTCGCCCGTAGACTCCAGAGCCTGTGCGATGAGTTCGGCACCCTGAGCAGGGACCGCCGGGTAGCGGAGCTGGGGGCGGAGATCGCCACGCTGAGCACGCCGTGA
- a CDS encoding cytochrome P450, giving the protein MAGTASSAPPTRHIRHDSGVLASPAAPRIRVPVVGDLLGLRANLLNAIQYAAMAGSAVSYFRIGPRTMIFVNRSTEADIVLSDIHTFGKPDGENPLRLVLGDGLISNPDHDNWMQRRRALQPMYSRSSLARMRQKMATVIAERTDRWARRERMELRVHEEMLAVALDSVSVSMFSRYGDTVADIITPKTASFLLDFVERRLRGPFSLPVGVPVRRHREFTATLDNLDRLVYRLIDERRRSAERHDDLLDLLLAARAGDAAVPLTDREVRDEVLTTFLAAYETTASALTWILYLLACYPEVQARVREEVRAAASAGPEGASSAAGPEGGASGQRPGRGSTFLECVINESMRLFPPSPTIPRQAKKDALIGSHTAPRGAMVMLNVAAIHRDPDVWERPDEFLPERFAGGTPGKGTYLPFGAGAHMCIGKGFAMMEMSLLVENVVRKFEISLRDAAGPDPVALITLRPRDGFGLTLTRI; this is encoded by the coding sequence ATGGCGGGAACTGCGAGCAGCGCACCACCTACGAGACACATACGCCACGACAGCGGTGTTCTCGCGTCGCCGGCGGCGCCCCGGATCCGCGTCCCGGTGGTCGGAGACCTCCTGGGCCTGCGGGCGAACCTGCTGAATGCCATTCAATACGCGGCGATGGCGGGCAGCGCGGTCTCGTATTTCCGTATCGGCCCCAGGACGATGATTTTCGTCAACCGCAGCACCGAGGCGGACATCGTCCTCTCCGATATCCACACCTTCGGCAAGCCGGACGGCGAGAATCCGCTGCGGCTGGTGCTCGGGGACGGGCTGATCAGTAATCCGGACCACGACAACTGGATGCAGCGGCGACGGGCCCTCCAGCCCATGTACAGCCGCTCCAGTCTCGCCCGCATGCGGCAGAAGATGGCCACCGTGATCGCCGAGCGCACCGACCGGTGGGCACGGCGGGAACGCATGGAGCTGCGGGTCCACGAGGAAATGCTGGCCGTCGCCCTCGACAGCGTGTCGGTCTCGATGTTCAGCCGGTACGGCGACACGGTCGCCGACATCATCACCCCGAAGACGGCCTCCTTCCTCCTCGACTTCGTCGAACGCCGGCTCCGCGGGCCGTTCTCCCTGCCGGTGGGTGTGCCGGTCCGGCGGCACCGCGAATTCACCGCGACCCTGGACAACCTCGACCGCCTCGTCTACCGGCTCATCGACGAGCGGCGCCGGTCCGCGGAACGCCACGACGACCTGCTGGACCTGCTGCTGGCGGCCCGGGCCGGCGACGCCGCGGTCCCGCTCACCGACCGCGAGGTCCGGGACGAGGTGCTGACCACCTTCCTGGCCGCGTACGAGACCACCGCCAGCGCGCTGACCTGGATCCTGTACCTGCTCGCCTGCTACCCGGAGGTGCAGGCGCGGGTCCGTGAGGAGGTCCGCGCGGCTGCGTCCGCCGGGCCGGAGGGGGCCTCGTCCGCCGCCGGGCCGGAAGGGGGCGCGTCCGGGCAGCGGCCGGGGCGCGGCAGCACGTTCCTGGAGTGCGTCATCAACGAGAGCATGCGGCTCTTCCCGCCCTCGCCGACCATTCCCCGGCAGGCGAAGAAGGACGCGCTCATCGGTTCGCACACCGCTCCCCGGGGGGCGATGGTGATGCTCAATGTCGCGGCGATCCACCGGGACCCCGACGTCTGGGAGCGCCCCGACGAATTCCTCCCGGAGCGCTTCGCCGGCGGCACCCCCGGAAAGGGCACCTACCTCCCGTTCGGGGCCGGCGCCCATATGTGCATCGGCAAGGGGTTCGCCATGATGGAGATGAGCCTGCTGGTGGAGAACGTGGTGCGGAAATTCGAGATTTCGCTGCGGGACGCCGCCGGACCGGACCCCGTGGCACTCATCACCCTGCGGCCCCGGGACGGATTCGGACTGACCCTCACCAGAATCTGA
- a CDS encoding lipase family protein, which produces MPVSFDQRSAGYSLERAYWLARASDLAYKDKATIEREATGWGFPQVRHHETRFTPPFPLQDTQAYTMAGADMIVTAFRGTEPQQIKDWLSDATTPPRRGPGGTGHIHQGFGEALESIYPDVKDTLAELRTNGQRVYFTGHSLGGALAMLAGARMFLEEPRLAADGVYTYGQPRTCDQILATAYDNGFEDRMFRFVNNNDIVPLLPPAPPYAHVRALRYIDSRGRVRETMPLAGSLADHATGLTADPFAPASDGMRDHFMRNYLAALEKNLS; this is translated from the coding sequence GTGCCCGTCTCGTTCGACCAGCGCTCCGCCGGATACAGCCTGGAGCGGGCCTACTGGCTCGCCCGCGCCTCGGATCTGGCCTACAAGGACAAGGCCACCATCGAGCGGGAGGCCACGGGTTGGGGCTTCCCGCAGGTGCGGCACCACGAGACACGGTTCACCCCGCCGTTCCCGCTGCAGGACACCCAGGCGTACACCATGGCCGGCGCCGACATGATCGTCACCGCGTTCCGCGGTACCGAGCCACAGCAGATCAAGGACTGGCTCTCGGACGCCACCACCCCGCCCCGGCGGGGCCCCGGCGGCACCGGACACATCCACCAGGGCTTCGGCGAGGCGCTGGAATCGATCTACCCCGATGTCAAGGACACCCTGGCCGAGCTGCGTACGAACGGGCAGCGGGTGTACTTCACCGGCCACAGCCTCGGCGGAGCGCTGGCCATGCTCGCCGGGGCCCGGATGTTCCTGGAGGAGCCACGGCTGGCCGCCGACGGCGTCTACACGTACGGGCAGCCCCGCACCTGCGACCAGATCCTGGCCACCGCCTACGACAACGGCTTCGAGGACCGGATGTTCCGGTTCGTCAACAACAACGACATCGTCCCCCTCCTGCCCCCGGCGCCGCCGTACGCCCATGTGCGCGCCCTGCGCTACATCGACTCCCGCGGGCGGGTCCGGGAGACGATGCCGCTGGCCGGCAGCCTCGCCGACCACGCCACCGGCCTGACGGCCGACCCCTTCGCGCCCGCCTCCGACGGGATGCGCGACCACTTCATGCGCAACTACCTCGCGGCCCTGGAGAAGAACCTCTCCTGA
- a CDS encoding UbiA family prenyltransferase: MARFTAVVELVRPRTLLVTPLSYCVGVAVADHDFDFVVLLGVVFHVLAPLAANAHNAVTDLVEDGENVPGRLKLVETAGVRVLQRIVPISLGIMLLLSLAISLAQSIIWIFSVFLVLGYSSPRFRLKGLPVTGMAVFAMAVTEPFIAGALLADSWWEVPHYDSYQPVALGAFLFFWYFAKGIMKNVPDYAGDKAAGLRTIPALMSSQRSAAWVAAVATTVVYAAFPVLVLVSALPDRLAYVGLMTLPAVANMIAMVRARTQLEYNLVGQRDMYVSVVFLGLLLFAWRPSVGSALIGLLAVAVMVWTDVSGRDSRASRHLDRTEPELSVPGGGGPTGDR; this comes from the coding sequence ATGGCGCGTTTCACCGCGGTAGTCGAGCTCGTACGTCCTCGTACACTTCTGGTCACCCCCCTCTCGTACTGCGTGGGTGTCGCCGTCGCCGACCACGACTTCGACTTCGTCGTGCTCCTCGGTGTGGTGTTCCATGTGCTCGCCCCGCTGGCCGCCAACGCCCACAACGCGGTCACCGACCTGGTGGAGGACGGGGAAAACGTCCCCGGTCGCCTGAAACTGGTGGAAACGGCAGGTGTGCGGGTCCTCCAGCGCATCGTCCCCATCAGCCTGGGCATCATGCTGCTGCTGTCGCTGGCGATATCGCTGGCGCAGAGCATCATCTGGATATTCAGCGTCTTCCTGGTGCTCGGCTACTCCTCGCCGCGGTTCCGGCTCAAGGGCCTTCCGGTCACCGGCATGGCGGTCTTCGCGATGGCGGTCACCGAACCGTTCATCGCCGGTGCGCTGCTCGCGGACTCCTGGTGGGAGGTGCCGCACTACGACTCGTACCAGCCGGTCGCACTCGGCGCGTTCCTGTTCTTCTGGTACTTCGCGAAGGGAATCATGAAGAATGTTCCCGACTACGCGGGGGACAAGGCGGCCGGACTGCGGACCATACCGGCGCTGATGTCGTCGCAGCGCTCCGCCGCCTGGGTCGCCGCGGTCGCGACGACGGTGGTCTACGCCGCCTTCCCGGTGCTCGTCCTGGTCTCCGCGCTCCCCGACCGGCTGGCCTACGTGGGCCTCATGACGCTGCCGGCCGTGGCTAACATGATCGCCATGGTCCGGGCCCGTACGCAGCTGGAGTACAACCTGGTCGGCCAGCGCGACATGTACGTGTCCGTGGTCTTCCTCGGCCTCCTGCTCTTCGCGTGGCGACCGTCGGTGGGCTCGGCGCTGATCGGGCTCCTCGCCGTTGCCGTTATGGTCTGGACGGATGTGTCCGGAAGGGACTCCAGGGCCAGCCGCCATCTCGACCGGACCGAGCCGGAGTTGAGCGTTCCAGGTGGAGGAGGTCCGACAGGTGACCGATGA
- a CDS encoding albusnodin family lasso peptide, with product MEDRSQLDTEPVEEVVSLEDATLLTKGNTDTSVENKRSPYGA from the coding sequence ATGGAGGACCGCTCTCAGCTCGACACCGAGCCGGTTGAGGAGGTCGTGAGCCTGGAGGACGCGACGCTTCTGACGAAGGGCAACACCGACACCAGCGTGGAGAACAAGCGCTCGCCCTACGGGGCCTAG